The Lewinellaceae bacterium genome has a segment encoding these proteins:
- a CDS encoding cytochrome C554 and C-prime → MNKSVWWIIAAGFIAIFLVNCTRGNSQQEGKETESNRFPDTMALTKSWESPIFNIELPMGMVSMSAAECGKCHVEIYEEWKMSTHAHAWVDLQYQAELKKNNNLFICINCHLPLQNQQEEIVTGMLNGDYFQPVKRPNPFFDPVLQQEGVTCLGCHIKNGNVIGANPDVSPPHSHVVDKEYLSETLCLGCHNAAEQISDQLICTFETGNEWKAGPFSKAGINCIGCHMPEIKRQLITGPETKRGFRHFFPGSGIPKVKDETVKGLVGYSFVTANLKERYAVGDQLELSLKVRNDFAGHKVPTGDPERFFMIRFFIKDSQGKQLMQKEFRIGEEWEWYPVAKKISDSNIPPGAAREFSMAYEITAPQKLVWKTVVSRHRISKESLRYHHLEGIYPDSIVVYEKETDIWVE, encoded by the coding sequence ATGAACAAGTCGGTCTGGTGGATTATTGCAGCTGGTTTTATTGCCATTTTTTTGGTTAATTGTACAAGAGGAAATTCGCAACAAGAGGGAAAAGAAACCGAGAGTAACCGTTTCCCGGATACAATGGCGCTGACCAAAAGCTGGGAAAGCCCGATTTTCAATATTGAATTGCCAATGGGAATGGTATCTATGAGTGCAGCAGAATGTGGCAAATGCCATGTGGAGATCTATGAAGAATGGAAAATGTCAACCCATGCCCATGCCTGGGTTGATCTTCAATACCAGGCAGAACTGAAAAAAAACAACAATCTCTTCATTTGCATTAACTGCCACCTGCCGCTTCAAAACCAACAGGAGGAGATCGTGACCGGAATGCTAAATGGCGATTATTTCCAACCTGTAAAACGCCCCAACCCATTTTTCGATCCGGTGTTACAACAGGAAGGCGTTACCTGCCTGGGCTGCCACATAAAAAACGGGAATGTCATTGGAGCCAATCCGGATGTTTCGCCCCCGCACAGTCATGTGGTGGATAAAGAGTATCTGTCCGAAACATTATGCCTCGGGTGCCATAATGCTGCAGAGCAGATCAGCGATCAATTGATATGTACCTTCGAAACGGGTAACGAATGGAAAGCCGGGCCTTTCTCAAAAGCCGGTATTAATTGTATCGGCTGCCACATGCCTGAAATAAAACGCCAGCTCATCACCGGCCCTGAAACCAAAAGAGGGTTTCGGCATTTCTTCCCCGGTTCCGGAATTCCCAAAGTTAAAGACGAAACTGTGAAAGGGCTGGTTGGCTATTCATTTGTGACGGCGAACCTCAAAGAGAGATATGCGGTGGGCGATCAGTTGGAATTGTCCCTTAAAGTCAGGAATGATTTTGCCGGCCACAAAGTGCCTACAGGGGACCCCGAACGGTTTTTTATGATCCGTTTTTTTATTAAAGACAGCCAAGGAAAGCAATTGATGCAAAAGGAATTTCGGATAGGGGAGGAGTGGGAATGGTACCCGGTAGCAAAGAAGATCAGTGACAGCAACATCCCTCCCGGAGCCGCCCGGGAATTTTCAATGGCATATGAAATCACCGCTCCCCAAAAATTGGTGTGGAAGACCGTTGTGTCCAGGCACCGGATCAGTAAGGAAAGTCTGCGGTATCATCATCTTGAGGGGATCTATCCAGATTCAATAGTGGTCTACGAAAAAGAAACAGATATTTGGGTGGAATGA
- a CDS encoding YraN family protein, which translates to MALHNAIGKRGEALARAFLAEQGYSILEANWRYRRAEVDIIAMDGTVLVFVEVKTRTNDAFGKPEEFITARKEQFMADAASAYMEKIGHDWEVRFDFISVLIQSDQHSTIEHFKDAFFT; encoded by the coding sequence ATGGCCCTCCATAATGCAATAGGAAAAAGAGGTGAAGCCCTGGCCAGGGCTTTTTTAGCAGAGCAGGGATATAGTATACTGGAAGCCAATTGGAGATATCGTCGGGCCGAAGTAGATATCATTGCCATGGACGGAACTGTTTTGGTTTTTGTGGAAGTCAAAACAAGGACAAATGATGCTTTTGGAAAACCTGAAGAATTCATCACAGCCAGGAAAGAACAATTTATGGCGGACGCCGCATCGGCATATATGGAAAAAATCGGCCATGACTGGGAGGTTAGATTTGATTTCATTTCCGTTTTGATTCAAAGTGACCAGCATTCGACAATCGAGCATTTTAAAGATGCTTTTTTTACCTGA
- a CDS encoding HYR domain-containing protein, producing MKHLNLNTSKETGCSAPVAGRRKYGGGLNLRVLLLSLFTLFAFISLQAQCNLACIGTFNSPLQVSVNQTCEVTLVIDAVVQAPLQCPGPKNMIARDGLNNVVAFGVDQIFFDASPYIGEILSVEIEDINTNTICIGFIELMDYVNPVFQVNCADVFMGCMGDTSVATIGMPVAMDNCGSIESLTYTDVVTLGNCLTEIVTEVERTWVATDNSGNSVSCVQMIYLEKPTLDMVVFPNNITISCDNPDADPETVTGVPMIDGGSIMNGDICNLLTTFEDDTVYVCSNIEYQIVREWSVLDNCTDFFVMHQQIISIADETAPVFECPENLVVSTVPGECYGTVSLPIPELSDNCDADPDIFANTSYGAAGFGPHTHVPVGTHTVQYTGVDECGNTTGCSITVTVVDNQKPTAVCNDELVVSISTGGIGVVAAVSFDEGSNDNCNPQLFYKARRVMTGVCDGANGDDSPQDGYQEWFDNQVIFCCEEMEEDSIMVLLHVYEVNPGQGPIDPSRELPGGDLFNHFNECTTLVTVQDQIAPFFADCPDDVTIDCHDDYSDLSIFGSPVVIDNCTYTLETDVVENINNCGVGNIVRTFTATDLSEHTATCVQVITLINEDPFSEDQIIWPPTYTTYECGAAVAPGDLPQEYQGPVFTGDQCSNLVYNYSDAIYTITMPACYKILRKWTVIDWCNFDEENPDQGGKFTHTQVIKVLDSDPPVIESCPENVTVGVDAQCGFGTVTMNPIVADDCSNSLTITNNSPYAYANGANASGVYPLGTTQITFTVADHCGNASTCSVLITVEDRSAPSIICITGLSVDLVADGGVPTASVNVSSFINFNGVHDNCTAVEDIKTTLRMGDGSNGTPPTDTSLVFTCAQQGIQQIEVWVTDESGNSEFCLTYIDVQDNLNICPEQASTMNMIAGTIVTPTGEHVEHVMVNVQGIETSEVMTGDDGHFEFNDVPAGYSYTLIPEKNDDILNGVTTLDLILITKHILGVQLFDSPYKYLAADVNNSHSITTTDLIKLRKLVLHIDEEMPPGSSSWRFVSAGFVFPQPDNPWATEIPGLQNIENLSNDAMNMDFIGIKIGDVNNSATPNSLIGTEERSAYAEFGIAVENRTVKAGETVTIDFMARDMDKLAGFQFTMSFDPGALEFVAASSADLPSLDANNFGSKAAEHGMLTASWNQMSETPDSKEIVLFSLTFTSNANAELQDLIFIDSRLTEAEAYTLEEDILDLGLVFLTSSAVDADSGNELYQNRPNPFSDDTIIPFKISETGEVSLNVYDLAGRLIYHMEGNYESGYNEIVIGKDDLSVTGVMYYELRAGGWKDTRKMILTE from the coding sequence ATGAAACACTTAAATTTAAACACGTCAAAAGAAACCGGATGTTCTGCACCGGTAGCCGGGAGAAGGAAATACGGGGGAGGGTTAAATCTTCGGGTTTTGCTTCTTTCGTTATTTACTTTATTCGCCTTTATTAGTTTACAAGCCCAATGTAATCTGGCATGTATCGGTACGTTTAATTCTCCTTTACAGGTTTCTGTGAACCAAACCTGTGAGGTAACCCTGGTGATCGACGCGGTAGTCCAGGCACCTCTGCAGTGCCCTGGTCCAAAGAATATGATCGCCAGAGATGGCCTGAATAATGTCGTGGCCTTTGGAGTGGATCAAATTTTCTTTGATGCATCTCCTTATATAGGAGAAATACTGAGCGTGGAGATCGAAGACATTAATACCAATACCATTTGTATCGGTTTTATAGAACTGATGGATTATGTAAATCCTGTTTTCCAGGTAAACTGCGCCGATGTTTTCATGGGATGTATGGGGGATACAAGTGTTGCCACTATTGGAATGCCTGTGGCTATGGATAATTGCGGAAGCATTGAAAGTCTCACCTATACCGATGTAGTGACCCTGGGCAACTGCCTGACGGAAATTGTGACAGAAGTGGAGAGAACCTGGGTGGCTACCGACAATTCAGGTAATTCCGTAAGTTGTGTACAAATGATTTACCTGGAAAAACCTACCCTTGACATGGTGGTTTTTCCCAATAATATTACCATTAGCTGCGATAATCCGGATGCAGATCCGGAAACGGTTACCGGTGTACCCATGATTGATGGGGGCAGCATCATGAATGGGGATATATGTAATTTGCTTACCACCTTCGAAGATGATACGGTTTATGTATGCTCCAATATTGAGTATCAGATCGTCAGGGAATGGTCAGTATTGGATAATTGCACCGACTTCTTCGTGATGCACCAACAGATTATCAGCATCGCGGATGAAACGGCTCCCGTATTTGAATGCCCGGAGAATCTTGTCGTTTCCACCGTCCCTGGAGAGTGTTATGGTACGGTATCCCTTCCGATTCCCGAGTTATCGGATAATTGCGATGCCGATCCTGATATTTTCGCCAATACTTCGTATGGAGCGGCCGGTTTTGGCCCCCACACTCACGTTCCTGTGGGCACCCATACCGTGCAGTATACCGGAGTAGATGAATGCGGAAACACTACAGGGTGTTCCATTACTGTGACGGTGGTGGATAATCAAAAACCTACTGCTGTTTGTAATGATGAGCTGGTGGTTTCGATTTCAACGGGAGGCATAGGGGTAGTAGCTGCTGTTTCTTTTGATGAAGGCAGTAATGATAACTGTAACCCTCAGCTTTTTTATAAGGCCAGGAGGGTAATGACAGGGGTTTGTGATGGAGCCAATGGGGATGATTCTCCACAGGACGGTTACCAGGAATGGTTTGACAACCAGGTGATTTTCTGTTGCGAGGAAATGGAAGAAGATTCCATTATGGTTTTACTACACGTTTATGAAGTAAATCCGGGGCAGGGACCCATCGATCCTTCAAGAGAATTGCCAGGCGGCGATTTGTTCAATCATTTCAACGAGTGTACAACACTGGTCACCGTTCAGGATCAAATTGCCCCGTTTTTTGCCGATTGCCCGGATGACGTGACCATCGATTGTCACGATGATTATTCAGATCTTTCTATTTTCGGAAGCCCGGTGGTGATCGATAATTGTACTTATACCTTAGAAACGGATGTGGTTGAGAATATAAATAATTGTGGGGTAGGAAATATTGTAAGAACTTTTACCGCTACTGATCTTTCTGAACATACAGCAACCTGTGTGCAGGTAATTACGTTGATCAACGAAGATCCTTTTAGTGAGGATCAGATCATCTGGCCGCCAACTTATACCACTTATGAATGTGGAGCTGCCGTGGCTCCCGGAGATTTACCTCAAGAGTATCAGGGGCCTGTTTTTACAGGAGATCAATGCAGCAATTTGGTGTATAATTACTCTGATGCAATCTATACGATAACCATGCCGGCCTGTTATAAAATATTGAGAAAATGGACTGTGATCGACTGGTGTAATTTTGATGAAGAAAATCCTGACCAGGGCGGAAAATTTACCCATACACAAGTCATTAAAGTGTTGGATTCCGACCCGCCAGTGATTGAAAGTTGCCCTGAAAATGTAACCGTGGGAGTAGATGCTCAGTGTGGTTTCGGGACGGTTACCATGAATCCTATTGTCGCTGACGATTGCTCTAATTCACTGACCATTACCAATAATTCGCCCTATGCTTATGCCAACGGGGCGAATGCAAGTGGTGTGTACCCGTTAGGCACCACCCAGATAACCTTTACGGTTGCTGATCATTGTGGAAATGCTTCTACCTGTTCGGTGCTGATCACCGTGGAGGATCGGTCTGCGCCATCTATCATATGTATTACAGGTCTTTCGGTTGATTTAGTGGCAGATGGTGGTGTGCCAACAGCCAGTGTAAATGTGTCTTCTTTTATAAATTTCAATGGGGTACACGATAATTGTACGGCAGTAGAAGACATTAAAACAACGTTGAGGATGGGTGATGGATCGAATGGTACTCCACCGACCGATACAAGTCTGGTGTTTACCTGTGCACAACAAGGAATCCAGCAAATTGAAGTGTGGGTAACGGATGAATCAGGGAACAGTGAATTTTGCCTGACCTATATCGATGTGCAGGATAACCTGAATATTTGCCCGGAGCAGGCCTCTACAATGAATATGATCGCAGGGACCATTGTTACCCCTACAGGAGAACATGTCGAGCATGTTATGGTGAATGTACAAGGAATAGAAACTTCAGAAGTGATGACAGGAGACGACGGTCATTTTGAGTTCAACGATGTACCGGCAGGATATAGTTATACCCTGATCCCTGAGAAAAACGATGATATTTTGAATGGTGTGACCACCCTTGATCTCATCCTGATCACCAAACACATTTTAGGGGTTCAGTTATTCGATTCTCCTTATAAATATCTCGCAGCAGACGTGAATAATTCGCATAGTATTACCACCACAGACCTGATTAAACTCAGGAAACTGGTATTGCACATAGATGAAGAAATGCCCCCGGGAAGTAGTTCATGGAGGTTTGTGAGTGCCGGTTTCGTTTTTCCGCAACCCGATAACCCATGGGCCACTGAGATTCCGGGCTTACAGAATATTGAAAATTTATCAAACGATGCGATGAATATGGATTTCATCGGGATAAAAATTGGGGATGTCAATAATTCGGCAACTCCGAACAGCCTGATAGGAACTGAAGAGCGCAGTGCTTATGCCGAATTCGGGATCGCAGTAGAGAACAGAACGGTGAAAGCCGGAGAAACCGTAACCATTGATTTTATGGCCCGGGATATGGATAAGCTCGCAGGATTCCAGTTTACCATGAGTTTTGATCCGGGAGCTTTGGAATTCGTTGCGGCAAGCAGTGCTGATCTTCCTTCACTGGATGCCAACAACTTCGGTTCAAAAGCTGCGGAACACGGAATGCTGACCGCCAGCTGGAACCAGATGAGCGAAACGCCTGATTCCAAAGAAATCGTTCTGTTTAGCCTGACTTTTACGTCTAATGCCAATGCTGAACTGCAGGACCTGATTTTTATCGACTCCAGGCTTACCGAAGCCGAAGCATATACTTTGGAAGAAGATATACTCGACCTCGGGCTGGTATTCCTGACTTCTTCCGCTGTGGATGCGGATAGCGGAAACGAATTGTACCAGAACAGACCCAATCCGTTTAGTGATGATACCATCATCCCTTTCAAAATTTCTGAAACGGGAGAGGTGAGCCTGAATGTTTACGACCTGGCCGGAAGATTGATCTACCACATGGAAGGAAATTATGAAAGCGGATACAACGAAATTGTAATAGGAAAAGACGACCTCAGCGTTACAGGAGTGATGTATTACGAGTTGAGAGCAGGGGGTTGGAAAGATACGAGAAAAATGATTTTGACTGAATAG
- a CDS encoding PorP/SprF family type IX secretion system membrane protein: MRKLFLLFISILAFHFLSAQDEAIFMQYHISPVLINPAAAGFDDSHNLHLNLRAQWTGFPDAPKTYTAYYNGPIGKSFGLGVGLLSETAAQLTRLKAQLNFAFKFNIQETAKLSAGFFTEFQQMTVDNAITGGEFFDPADDLLTEILDGKSIFDAALGVRGTIKENTYFGITFNNLVRSRLDDIAGTTSSGNRGFFSYYTFNLGHTFELYEYNVKLEPSILIRQIRDVPFQMDFNLKASFLKDQLIAGVSYRSLSAMGILLGTKLSAFRLYYSYDLSFQHFQKFNTGSHEVTVAFKFEKKEKDLKKF, from the coding sequence ATGAGAAAATTATTTTTACTCTTTATATCAATATTGGCCTTTCATTTTCTTTCCGCTCAGGACGAGGCCATTTTTATGCAATATCACATCAGCCCGGTTTTAATTAATCCGGCAGCAGCGGGGTTTGATGATTCTCATAATTTGCATTTGAATTTGCGTGCACAGTGGACCGGATTCCCGGATGCGCCTAAAACCTATACGGCTTACTATAATGGGCCTATTGGCAAATCCTTTGGGCTGGGAGTCGGGTTATTATCTGAAACTGCCGCACAATTGACCCGTTTAAAGGCGCAATTGAATTTTGCTTTCAAGTTCAATATACAGGAAACAGCCAAACTTTCAGCAGGTTTCTTCACAGAGTTTCAGCAAATGACCGTCGATAATGCTATCACTGGGGGGGAATTCTTTGACCCGGCAGATGATCTCCTTACGGAAATCCTTGATGGAAAAAGCATCTTTGATGCAGCACTGGGCGTACGCGGTACCATTAAAGAAAACACCTATTTCGGGATTACCTTTAATAATCTTGTCAGAAGCCGACTCGATGATATTGCAGGAACCACTTCGTCCGGAAACAGAGGTTTTTTTAGTTATTATACCTTTAATTTAGGGCACACCTTTGAATTATACGAATACAATGTAAAACTGGAGCCATCCATTTTAATTCGACAAATCAGGGATGTTCCTTTTCAGATGGATTTTAACCTGAAGGCCAGCTTCCTCAAGGATCAGCTGATAGCAGGGGTATCCTATCGCTCCCTTAGTGCCATGGGAATCCTGTTGGGAACCAAACTTTCTGCTTTCAGGCTTTATTATTCCTATGATTTGTCTTTCCAGCATTTCCAGAAGTTTAATACGGGGTCCCATGAGGTCACCGTCGCGTTTAAGTTTGAAAAGAAAGAAAAAGACCTTAAAAAGTTTTAA